From the Megachile rotundata isolate GNS110a unplaced genomic scaffold, iyMegRotu1 scaffold0057, whole genome shotgun sequence genome, one window contains:
- the LOC143266159 gene encoding ATP-dependent DNA helicase PIF1-like codes for MAALNYIAKYASKGEHASTAYLDLLNTLISEHEDNSPARTVITKLLISTVGERDYSAQEVVHILVGWSLYSSSRNFVTLNVTEDDWIPVTQRIDDHEARTSETLIQKYRKRPPAYEYISLLNFVKKYNVVGSRIVERRQVAVVRIFPILNLCGESENDQRYYLQQCILHIPFRGTFAQILAESQLPTWLNLFEHHRLTLQENLDFPQPGDEGEVPREQNVDDVREPYMIAAMFMNNGDNPALGRRLEDLIEEWVGLPKRVAVQGKAGSGKSTIIKEIVRITSETLGEDYTRVCAPTGVAAINIEGTTAHSLFRLPLCASAYKPLTGASARSFQNELKNLKVLIIDEMSMVGASLLAVIEKRCREISPESYQRNNLDENNIPFFGDLIVYLFGDYRQLPPVMDTPVYAKTFRTALALDGKLAFDSFTMFIQLSHSHRQREGTSHFRNLLDRLGDRKFSPDDYQLLISRRTSMLSVAERQVFKDNAIRLYPRNGMVTEGNEQRLAATNFRVTLISSHNEPDIATNASEDKALGLPSVLKLSVGARVMLRINLWVKGGLVSGSLGTIAAIVYENNERPLLLPAYILVKFDNYSGPFLGDRTFPIVPITRSFNVK; via the exons ATGGCGGCACTAAACTACATTGCAAAGTATGCTTCGAAAGGGGAACATGCCTCAACTGCATATCTTGACCTTTTGAACACACTTATAAGTGAGCATGAGGACAATTCTCCCGCTAGAACTGTCATTACAAAACTTCTTATAAGTACTGTTGGTGAGCGTGACTATTCGGCTCAAGAGGTTGTGCATATTCTCGTGGGCTGGTCACTTTATTCGTCATCAAGAAATTTTGTGACACTTAATGTAACAGAAGATGATTGGATTCCAGTTACACAACGCATTGATGACCACGAGGCTAGAACGTCCGAAACCTTAATTCAAAAGTACAGAAAACGACCACCTGCATATGAATATATCTCTCTTCTGAATTTTGTCAAAAAGTACAATGTTGTAGGAAGCAGAATCGTTGAAAGGAGACAGGTAGCTGTAGTCAGAATATTTCCGATCTTGAACCTATGCGGAGAATCCGAAAATGATCAGCGCTATTATCTGCAGCAATGTATCCTCCACATTCCATTTCGTGGTACTTTTGCGCAAATACTCGCAGAAAGCCAGCTTCCAACGTGGTTAAACTTGTTTGAACACCATAGATTAACCTTAcaagaaaatctcgattttcctCAACCAGGAGATGAAGGAGAAGTTCCAAGAGAACAAAATGTTGACGATGTGAGGGAACCATATATGATCGCCGCCATGTTTATGAATAACGGAGATAATCCTGCTCTTGGGAGACGACTAGAGGATTTAATTGAAGAGTGGG TTGGTCTCCCGAAGAGGGTTGCTGTTCAGGGAAAAGCAGGTTCAGGTAAAAGCACTATCATCAAAGAAATAGTTCGCATCACTTCTGAAACTCTCGGCGAAGACTATACAAGAGTATGCGCTCCCACTGGTGTAGCCGCAATTAACATTGAAGGAACGACTGCTCACTCACTCTTTAGGCTACCACTGTGCGCATCTGCCTACAAGCCACTAACAGGGGCCAGTGCAAGATCTTTTCAAAACGAGCTAAAAAATTTAAAGGTTTTGATAATCGATGAAATGTCAATGGTCGGAGCAAGCCTTCTTGCCGTAATTGAGAAAAGATGCAGAGAAATTAGTCCTGAATCATATCAAAGGAATAATTTAGATGAAAACAACATCCCATTTTTTGGTGATTTGATTGTTTATCTTTTCGGGGACTACAGACAACTCCCACCTGTGATGGACACGCCGGTTTATGCAAAAACATTTCGGACGGCGCTAGCGCTAGACGGAAAGCTTGCTTTCGACTCTTTTACAATGTTTATACAACTTTCACATTCGCACCGTCAGCGAGAAGGTACAAGtcactttagaaatttgttagaCCGTCTAGGAGATAGAAAGTTTAGTCCAGACGATTACCAACTACTTATAAGCAGACGGACTTCAATGCTTTCAGTAGCTGAAAGACAGGTTTTTAAAGATAATGCGATACGACTTTACCCTAGAAATGGGATGGTAACAGAGGGGAACGAGCAGAGGTTAGCTGCGACAAACTTTCGTGTAACACTTATATCATCCCACAACGAGCCTGATATCGCCACAAACGCCTCTGAAGATAAAGCGCTCGGATTACCGTCTGTGCTAAAACTCTCTGTCGGTGCAAGGGTTATGCTTCGCATAAATTTATGGGTCAAAGGTGGACTTGTGAGCGGCTCATTAGGAACAATAGCGGCAATTGTTTATGAAAACAATGAGCGTCCTCTTCTTTTGCCAGCTTATATACTTGTGAAATTCGATAATTACAGTGGGCCTTTCCTGGGTGATAGAACATTTCCGATCGTGCCAATAACACGGTCTTTTAATGTGAAATGA
- the LOC105663231 gene encoding uncharacterized protein LOC105663231 gives MIEVAHEFDEEMSSIRLMTCENCKRCYPDIINAGFDFCTICSDPNKLSRFTSANFMDPGEVPQELVGLTYIEQMLIARIHPVVSLYKIRGAQYAYTGNVINFRQDISRLAKDLPHRPSDLPSTIVFNRDTSRGFVKFRASASKLRTALIWLKANNPFYADITISENNLSVIPENGDISGQLAQLTVDSTEQNDDNEESNIDDSYIPLLHHLDQEAVLNREIHMRYPSTESEPINEFPTEGYVIIAFPTLFPYGTCDLLNPNRREVSFDCYFKYLMLYKDGRFAKDARFRFFAMNTVLRRFAIQRSNIFIRNHGLGRLSLSDIRQRVRNNPAFLNQIMVYCSSLRSTKPYWRLRFSELSAMVNQLGLPTIFFTLSAADYHWPDLFSLLAPGTDPASLSERQRRDLMHENPLLVAYFFQRSCDVFIKKVLRPVFKVADYWSRFQWQWRGSPHIHGLLWLKDAPSIDEMRLTESLALRIKEYFDNKVLAINPFRSLPPASVHPSRKRFSDIDNENLNTDLGHLINKFQRHTRCD, from the coding sequence atgattgaagTAGCCCATGAGTTTGATGAGGAAATGTCAAGTATCAGGTTAATGACCTGCGAAAATTGCAAACGCTGCTATCCTGATATAATAAATGCTGGATTCGACTTTTGTACAATTTGTTCGGATCCAAATAAACTATCAAGATTTACATCAGCGAATTTTATGGATCCAGGAGAAGTACCTCAGGAGCTCGTAGGACTAACATACATTGAGCAAATGCTCATCGCCCGAATACACCCTGTCGTCTCGTTATACAAAATCAGAGGAGCTCAATATGCGTACACTGGAAATGTGATAAATTTTCGTCAGGACATATCACGTCTTGCAAAAGATTTGCCCCACAGGCCTTCAGATCTTCCATCAACGATTGTTTTTAATCGTGATACATCAAGAGGTTTCGTTAAATTTCGGGCATCAGCAAGTAAATTACGCACAGCTCTTATTTGGTTAAAAGCCAACAATCCATTTTACGCAGACATTACCATCAGTGAAAACAATTTGTCAGTGATTCCTGAAAATGGCGACATAAGTGGCCAGTTAGCTCAACTTACGGTGGATAGTACAGAACAAAATGATGATAATGAAGAAAGCAATATCGACGACAGCTATATACCACTACTTCATCATTTAGACCAGGAAGCTGTTTTAAACCGTGAGATCCACATGAGGTATCCAAGTACAGAAAGTGAGCCAATTAACGAATTTCCAACAGAAGGCTATGTCATTATAGCTTTTCCGACACTGTTTCCATATGGCACATGTGATCTACTTAATCCTAACAGACGCGAAGTATCCTTCGATTGttattttaagtatttaatGCTTTATAAGGACGGCCGCTTTGCCAAAGATGCACGATTTAgattttttgcaatgaatacGGTTCTTAGAAGGTTCGCTATTCAGCGGTCAAATATATTCATCCGCAACCATGGATTAGGGCGCTTATCACTTTCTGACATAAGACAAAGGGTTCGAAACAATCCAGCTTTTTTAAATCAAATCATGGTCTATTGCTCCAGTCTTCGCTCAACAAAACCATATTGGCGATTGAGATTCTCTGAACTTTCAGCCATGGTAAACCAATTGGGTTTGCCAACGATATTTTTTACTCTTTCTGCTGCCGATTATCATTGGCCAGATTTGTTTTCTTTGCTTGCACCTGGCACGGATCCAGCGTCTTTATCGGAGCGGCAGAGACGAGACCTAATGCACGAGAACCCACTTCTGGTTGCGTATTTTTTTCAGAGAAGCTGTGATGTTTTTATCAAAAAAGTCTTACGTCCGGTCTTTAAGGTAGCCGACTACTGGTCAAGATTTCAGTGGCAGTGGAGAGGAAGTCCCCACATCCACGGACTATTATGGCTTAAAGATGCCCCATCTATTGACGAGATGAGGTTAACTGAAAGTTTAGCGCTACGAATTAAAGAGTATTTTGACAACAAGGTCTTGGCAATCAACCCTTTTAGGAGTTTACCCCCCGCATCTGTTCATCCATCACGTAAACGCTTCTCAGATATTGATAACGAAAATTTAAACACTGATTTAGGGCACCTGATCAATAAGTTTCAAAGACACACGCGATGTGATTGA
- the LOC143266158 gene encoding uncharacterized protein LOC143266158, which translates to MALYGDPGWATDLTARRRSQIVLRRVERRLAIRVAMGYRTISYESAMVLAGIIPCAELTASGAAAKRVVVAILLGLEQWIDRCHGQLSFRVTQVLTGHGSFAQYLCRIGREETPKCHHCGVGPDTAEHTVEECPAWARPCHYLECEVGTNVSVNVLV; encoded by the coding sequence atggccctataCGGCGACCCAGGTTGGGCTACCGACCTGACCGCTAGGCGCCGGTCGCAGATAGTTCTGCGGCGTGTGGAGCGGCGACTGGCGATCAGGGTAGCGATGGGTTACCGCACTATCTCCTACgagtcggcgatggtcctgGCAGGAATAATTCCCTGCGCGGAGCTCACTGCCAGCGGGGCGGCGGCGAAACGCGTGGTCGTGGCGATACTTCTGGGTCTGGAACAGTGGATTGATCGCTGCCACGGGCAACTCTCGTTCCGGGTCACACAGGTATTGACTGGGCATGGGAGTTTTgcccagtacctgtgccggatcggcaggGAGGAAACACCGAAGTGCCACCATTGTGGCGTGGGGCCGGACACGGCAGAGCATACCGTAGAGGAGTGTCCGGCGTGGGCTAGGCCATGCCATTATTTGGAGTGTGAAGTGGGAACGAACGTGAGTGTGAATGTGCTCGTGTAG